The following nucleotide sequence is from Citrus sinensis cultivar Valencia sweet orange chromosome 6, DVS_A1.0, whole genome shotgun sequence.
AACGATAAAGTGTGGAATGAGCATAGTAGTCGGGCTCAAAACCTGGTGAATGCTGCTGGTCGTTATCTCTTCCAATGGCAAGAAGCTAGAAAGAGGATTTTTACTATTGTTGAGCTCGTGCAGCTGGGTCATGGTTTGGTGTGTTGGAGTAAGCCACCAATGGTATAGTTAAAGTGTAATGTGGATGCAAGAGTTTTTAATTCTCAGGACAGTTTCAGCTTTGGAGGAGTAATTAGAGATTCTAGAGGTGCTTTTGTTGCGGCTAAGTGTCAATGTTTTCCTGGCTTGTCTAGTCCCCGTGAGGCAGAACCTTTGGCTTTTCATGAAGCTCTTAACTGGATGAAGAGCTTGCAGATATCtaaaattacaattgaaaTAGACTGTTTAAATGTTTACGCTGCATTAATTAATCAGTCTATTAGTCCCAATGGTTTTGGTTTAATTATTGAGGATTGTCGAGCTTTAGCTCAATTAATTGGAGAAGTGAGTCTCTTTTATTCGTAGATCTGCGAATGTCGCTGCCCATAAAGTGGCTAGGGTGGGGGGTTTTATGTTAGATCTTGGAGAGTGGAGGACTGTTCCACCTCTATGGTTATATCCGCTGTTGGCAATCTCTTTTGATTAATGAAGTTTCCTTTCATAATTAAGGATCCTaagtaaattcatttttaaaactgCAACTCTTTATTTATAAGTGCCACCTTAATTAagttattacaaaaattaagtgatgtttcaatttcaaatcaatAGGCACATTATAGAGATAATAGTAATAGCAAACAATTAAGAATTATATTCAAAGAATacgtttaaaaataatgttattttaccCCAAATATAATTGTCAGAACTCTgtccaaaaaaatcaaacaccaATAGCACATTTTATTGGGCTTGTGTGTCCACATAACATAacatttttgtatatttattgTGGGGTGATTTAAGTCCGgtttgatattaaaattaggtaattgtaacttttaaattatagtattaaaatatttaataaacactTGCTATTATGAgtctataattttaaagttaaaatgaTTTGAACCCACAATTGTATggtgtaaaatttataatatttttaatgtttttatcaaaattattattaatatgtcaTATTTacagttatttttataatgattatGACTTAAAAATTCCGACACCTTAGATACTAAATAGTGCCTTGATGAGGTTTCCAACCTATTGTGGGTATGCTGAAGTATTATCAAGACATTCGgggtaaattgaaattaacgGTAAATTAgtcaaacaacaataaaaagtCAACGAAAAGTTTCCGATTTTCTATCTCTTATTTCTCACCGGTAAGCGCAAAAATAGGGTTGAAACCCGTAACGTTTTTACCATATAAAGCAGCAGCCAATAGAGTAAGCCGTTGAACCAGTAGCTTCATCTCAGAGCCGCCGCTGTCTCAAAAGATCTCAGTATCGCACACCAATAATGGCGGCCTTATCACGCCTATCAAAACCCTCTTCAAAATTCTTCGCTAATATAACAAGATCTGTATACTTTTACTCTTCGGCTTCGGCAGCGCCTGAGCCTGAGATCAAATCTTACTTTCAGAACCACAATTTCGCGCGTAAAGCTCCCAAGGACAGAAATGTTCAATGGGTTTTCTTGGGCTGCCCTGGCGTCGGCAAGGGCACCTACGCCAGCCGCCTCTCCAAGTTCCTCGGCGTCCCTCATATCGCCACCGGTGATCTCGTTCGCGAAGAACTCGCCTCCTCTGGCTCCCTCTCTCAGCAGGtttttctttatcattattttttgttattattaatattttaaagttttatttcattGGTTGAAATTGAACCTACTTCTGCTTAAAATTCGGAGATTGTAAACCAAGTGAGCTCTTGTAGGTCACAATACTTCATGATGACAATCCAATTTTGTCAAACTTGTATGGGTTCAAGTGAGCTCTTATCATTTGCTttgatttttctcttgtaTCAAACTAAGATGTTGATCTCATATTCTCTTTGTGGTCTGCCGCAGCTTTCGGAGATTGTAAACCAAGGTAAGTTGGTTTCAGatgaaattatattcaacTTATTGTCGAAGAGACTTGAAGCTGGGCAAGCCGGAGGTGAATCGGGTTTTATTCTTGATGGTTTTCCTAGGACAGTGAAACAAGCGGTGAGCAGCTCCTTTCCTTAAATAACAAGAATACTGCTTTCTGCTACTGAAAGCTTATATCTTACAGCTTCCCAATTGCCTGTTGGATTCCTACAATAGAATTATCCATGTGATTTTAAAACTCTTAGCCAAAGATCAGTTGGTTTGCTCTCAATTTGGAAATGTTCGTGGTGttgttaaatttatgtttctaAGTTGGAACATATTACTTTTCCTCTGCGTTTCTCAGATGTTGTTTGGTCATCTGCATGAGGTGCTTCTCCTTTTGACGTACAACAAATACTTCctttaagaaataataattttattttctcacatTTCTTTGCCTAGTCGCTCTCTTCGTCCTTCATTTTGTCTTTACAGATTTGtcactatttttttgttttggttggTTATACTTTTTTACATAGCTTGTTTACTTATGTTTTAGGAAATACTGGAAGAGGTGATGGACATTGATTTGGTTGTTAATCTAAAGCTTTGTGAAGATGTCTTGCTTGAGAAATGCCTTGGTAGAAGAATGTGCAGTCAGTGTGGAGGAAATTTCAATGTCGCCAATATCAATGTCAAGGGTGGGAACGGGAACCCTTCAATTAGCATGGCCCCCCTTCTTCCCCCTGCCCATTGTATGTCGAAGCTAATCACTCGAGCAGATGATACCGAAGAAGTGGTTAAAGAAAGGCTTCGTGTTTACAATGAAAAGGTATCATTACATTCTTTTACTATCCTTTGATTGAGAAAGGCGTCTGCGATGTACGCAAAATTGGacaatttcatcatttgtaatgtgatttctttattcaagtgaaatgtatttttcatattgaAAATCAggaaatggttttttttttcaataactattcgtccaatttttttttttttttatgttgcaCGGGCCAGTGCAGATGTTGTGTGTCAAATTGGCGTGGGATCATACAGTGGTTTCATTTCCATAGTGTTTGGACTTTCTTTACTGGTAGTTGCACTAAGTCCCTTCTTGTGCTAGTAATTCATAATTCATGCTTTGGTATTTCCATTGTGCTTGCAGAGTCAGCCTGTGGAGGAATTCTACCGCAATCGAGGAAAATTGTTGGAATTCGATTTACCCGGAGGAATCCCAGAATCCTGGCCAAAGTTGTTGGAAGCTCTAAATCTTGATGAGTATGAGGAAAAGCAGTCTGCTGCTGCATAAATTATTGCATACTACTGTATTTTTAATAGTAAGTGTTGCCATTCTTTGCATGTAAAAGGTGCATGCGGATCAATTTTGCGTGAtgaagagaatttttttttttaataaattttgaataaaaataattaggatCTGACTATTCATTAGATCATAACTGATGCATTGTCAGGCTTACtgtatttcattttacaaagAAATTTTGCTGTATCTAGTTTAAGATGAGGAGAATATTTGTCAGCACATTTTGTGGTTGAACGATGATTTGGCAAAGGAGTCAATTAAGTACTTCTGATAGTGGAAATTGATATGAAAGGACATACTTTGTTGGCATTGGTATAATTGTATTGTAGAGCTGTACAtatgattatgaatttaaaagatGGGTGCATTTCTAAGTGCTAATCTAATGTTCAAAAGGTCTCAACTAAAACGCTTTTATGATGTAGATATAAAACGAAGCTTGATCAATATGCTGATGTTAGTTTTTTGAAACTCTGCGCGCATTACCCTCCACAAATATCATATACCCTTATTTTTCTGAAATTGGTGGTGTAGATGTTCCTTTATGTTCCTTTTCCATTGGAATCTTGTCTATTTCAGTCTTTTGTATTTCCTTTCTGCAATTGTATGATGGTTCTACCACCATAATGGTTGCAGTGATGGTGCTGACAACACATTGACATTTTGTTTATGAACTAGACCCCTGGAAAGTCTGATCtggtttgtttattataaaacatagTTCAAATTGCACTTGCCATTGCAGCTGGCCGAGCTGGCTGGCTTTAGTGTTGCCAGGCAGTAAGTTTACACAGCTGCATATAATAAATTGGGACGCAAAACCAGCTCTTGGCTGTGTTAGTCTGAGCAGTGAAGATAGATGGTGTCTCACACTTCTACACATAGAAATCAAATCTCTGGCACCCTGTTCTGCTATTTTCCAAAGAAAGTGTTGGCAGTGAAGCTACCAGagtgtttttattataaatcttAGGGTGCTAGAAGAAACCTGGggattgaattttgtttgagGTAAGATCTGgtttacaattattatttatttatttttttaaaaaatgtgccCACTTCTGCAAATTATGCTGGGGAAAGGACTGGTTGGAATGTAAATCAACAGCATCTTCTCTGCATGCCAGGGAAGCAAATGCAGCGTATGCCCCATTAAAGTGGACCAAACAATTTCACTGAAAGTTGAATGTACCAAAAAAGAACTTATATGTGAGGCTGCCTTTAATCCAATGTCACTACCGGGGCATAAACTATTCGTTGTTTGtgtaccattttcttttttttttcttttttaactttgaaCATAAAGTGTTGGAAGTTGCTTGGTAGAAAAGTGCTTAACAGGAAGAGTCTTCTATCTCGTACACGCTGGATGGATAAATGATCGTGATGAATTGCGGATGTGTCAAAGCACTGATAGATATTGGTTATCTTCTATCtaaaaacaatattatcacaaaaattatgataatattgaataacacAAAGAGGCTGTCTCTCATCTCAAATGAGAACATTGGCAAGAAAGTGTTACTTGACTTTACAAAGGTAAACATCTTATTTCTGTTATTTTCACTCGTCAATTTGAAGAATTTCGAAGGCCACTTACCAGACAAAGCAAAGTTGGAATCTggaattcttattattattattattattattggataaGATCTGAAATTCTTATTAAACTAGGTAAATTAGCATCTAGTAGACTTGTTTTGGACTATCTTGCCTTGAACCAATTGTTTTAGTGATGCGTTATTTGATTTAAGAAATCCCTAGAGTGTCCTGTCATGAGTTTTGACCCTATGTTTTTTccgaatttttaatttttttaatgcctttttatatctttaatgatttaattttcacGCCAATATCTTGTAATACAAGGTACACCGTAAAACAGAATCTTGTATGTTGTATAAAATGTAGCAAAGATGCATGCATGAATGCATGATAGTGTACAAGGCCAAGACTTCTAAGCATGAATCCcacaaacatatattttcaatCAGATGAGTTAAATGATTGAAATGAAAACTTATCATAATAAgggtatttttaaatttttttatgataatagAGTTTAAAGATATATGATTTAGTTATATGGATTTAAGACTCATGCCAAGtcttaattaagattttcttttctcctaaataataataatatcttacTTACAGTttataagtttattatttataattttaattatgtaattataaaaaattttcatcttaAAGGAATTCCAATATAACTGAACCCGTCTTACAAATATCATCCgtacaaattattaattttgaacgTAATTGGAAAAAGTGTTTGAACTAGGG
It contains:
- the LOC102616896 gene encoding adenylate kinase 1, chloroplastic codes for the protein MAALSRLSKPSSKFFANITRSVYFYSSASAAPEPEIKSYFQNHNFARKAPKDRNVQWVFLGCPGVGKGTYASRLSKFLGVPHIATGDLVREELASSGSLSQQLSEIVNQGKLVSDEIIFNLLSKRLEAGQAGGESGFILDGFPRTVKQAEILEEVMDIDLVVNLKLCEDVLLEKCLGRRMCSQCGGNFNVANINVKGGNGNPSISMAPLLPPAHCMSKLITRADDTEEVVKERLRVYNEKSQPVEEFYRNRGKLLEFDLPGGIPESWPKLLEALNLDEYEEKQSAAA